The following coding sequences lie in one Anguilla rostrata isolate EN2019 chromosome 8, ASM1855537v3, whole genome shotgun sequence genomic window:
- the LOC135262063 gene encoding uncharacterized protein LOC135262063 isoform X2: MAQSHGSCSTTREEATSKWSDVIKNSKQIATEPIRTYLLNTVKRALNKDGLIRRYTFGRKDPNKRNRTILMVGETGTGKSALINMMVNYMLGVEWEDKIRFEIIPDEGKNPKTSLTTVYEIFGLEELSVPFSLTVIDTPGYGDTTVKDDIIAQNLYRLLESFDIVELDAVCLVVKASAYHLTPFQKKIFDSILSLFGKNMEKNIMTLITFSDWTSPSNALEAVIESGVPFPKDDIDEPVHFLFNNCPLNDYQNKYEKSFKHHWDNGTESMREFFQTLDRMETQSLRMTENVLRERRRLEACIQSFESQIKVVEMKLKALEEVKKTLEEHKEDMRKNNNFQYKYTTVVMKKVPAAEAALLCQKCEVTCHTPCTWAPDPWWCHVIDWSGKCTACPGKCSYNDHEKAHRVYKPEYKEKTGTREGLKKTCETMIATGKEVMSTREQELRNSEAEKTSLIERCFQCILQLGELALKFDSDSTRQSILRLIEVLERNNEAEKAETLQDILENTVQRD; this comes from the exons ATGGCACAATCTCATGGAAG TTGCTCTACAACAAGAGAAGAAGCTACATCTAAGTGGTCAGATGTAATTAAGAACAGCAAACAGATTGCAACAGAACCCATAAGAACatacctgctgaacacagtcaAGAGAGCACTGAATAAAGATGGACTCATCAGGAGATATACTTTTGGAAGAAAGGACCCCAACAAAAGGAACAGGACAATCCTGATGGTaggagaaacaggaacagggaaGTCTGCGCTCATCAATATGATGGTCAACTACATGCTGGGGGTAGAGTGGGAAGATAAGATCAGGTTTGAAATCATTCCAGATGAAggcaaaaacccaaaaaccagTCTGACTACTGTCTATGAGATTTTTGGACTGGAGGAGCTGTCTGTTCCTTTTTCACTCACAGTCATTGATACACCAGGATATGGAGACACTACAGTGAAAGATGATATAATTGCTCAGAATCTGTACAGATTACTGGAATCTTTCGACATCGTTGAACTAGATGCAGTTTGCCTTGTGGTGAAGGCATCTGCATATCATCTCACTCctttccagaagaaaatatttgattcCATCCTGTCCCTCTTTGGAAAAAACATGGAGAAAAACATCATGACTCTCATCACCTTCTCTGACTGGACGTCACCTTCAAATGCTCTTGAGGCAGTTATCGAGTCTGGTGTACCTTTTCCCAAAGATGACATTGATGAgcctgttcacttcctgttcaacaACTGTCCTCTTAATGATTatcagaataaatatgaaaaatcatTCAAACATCACTGGGATAACGGAACTGAGAGCATGAGGGAGTTCTTTCAGACTTTGGATCGAATGGAAACTCAAAGCTTGAGGATGACTGAAAATGTCTTGAGAGAACGCCGGAGACTGGAAGCTTGTATCCAGAGCTTCGAGAGTCAGATCAAGGTCGTGGAGATGAAGCTCAAGGCACTTGAGGAAGTTAAGAAAACTCTGGAAGAGCACAAAGAGGACATgaggaaaaataataactttCAGTATAAATACACAACTGTTGTCATGAAGAAGGTCCCAGCTGCTGAAGCTGCACTCCTCTGTCAGAAGTGTGAGGTGACCTGCCACACTCCATGTACGTGGGCACCTGACCCATGGTGGTGTCATGTAATAGACTGGAGTGGGAAATGTACGGCCTGTCCCGGAAAATGCAGCTACAATGACCATGAAAAAGCACACAGAGTATATAAGCCagaatacaaagaaaaaacaggaactCGTGAGGGCCTGAAAAAAACTTGTGAAACGATGATAGCCACAGGAAAGGAAGTGATGTCCACACGTGAGCAAGAGTTGAGGAATTCAGAAGCTGAGAAAACCAGCCTCATTGAAAGGTGTTTCCAGTGCATTCTCCAGCTTGGAGAGCTTGCTCTGAAGTTTGATTCTGATTCTACTCGTCAGAGTATTCTCAGGCTGATAGAAGTGCTGGAGAGGAACAACGAGGCAGAGAAAGCGGAAACACTACAGGATATTCTGGAAAACACTGTGCAAAGAGATTAA
- the LOC135262063 gene encoding uncharacterized protein LOC135262063 isoform X1, translated as MYIFTFLRCRDGPSCGCVFPGCQRHCICFLSVFTRGLVPESLRMAQSHGSCSTTREEATSKWSDVIKNSKQIATEPIRTYLLNTVKRALNKDGLIRRYTFGRKDPNKRNRTILMVGETGTGKSALINMMVNYMLGVEWEDKIRFEIIPDEGKNPKTSLTTVYEIFGLEELSVPFSLTVIDTPGYGDTTVKDDIIAQNLYRLLESFDIVELDAVCLVVKASAYHLTPFQKKIFDSILSLFGKNMEKNIMTLITFSDWTSPSNALEAVIESGVPFPKDDIDEPVHFLFNNCPLNDYQNKYEKSFKHHWDNGTESMREFFQTLDRMETQSLRMTENVLRERRRLEACIQSFESQIKVVEMKLKALEEVKKTLEEHKEDMRKNNNFQYKYTTVVMKKVPAAEAALLCQKCEVTCHTPCTWAPDPWWCHVIDWSGKCTACPGKCSYNDHEKAHRVYKPEYKEKTGTREGLKKTCETMIATGKEVMSTREQELRNSEAEKTSLIERCFQCILQLGELALKFDSDSTRQSILRLIEVLERNNEAEKAETLQDILENTVQRD; from the exons ATGTATATCTTTACCTTTCTCAGGTGCAGAGACGGTCCTTcttgtggatgtgtgtttcCTGGTTGCCAAAGacactgtatttgttttctttctgtgtttacAAGAGGACTGGTACCTGAGAGCCTGAGAATGGCACAATCTCATGGAAG TTGCTCTACAACAAGAGAAGAAGCTACATCTAAGTGGTCAGATGTAATTAAGAACAGCAAACAGATTGCAACAGAACCCATAAGAACatacctgctgaacacagtcaAGAGAGCACTGAATAAAGATGGACTCATCAGGAGATATACTTTTGGAAGAAAGGACCCCAACAAAAGGAACAGGACAATCCTGATGGTaggagaaacaggaacagggaaGTCTGCGCTCATCAATATGATGGTCAACTACATGCTGGGGGTAGAGTGGGAAGATAAGATCAGGTTTGAAATCATTCCAGATGAAggcaaaaacccaaaaaccagTCTGACTACTGTCTATGAGATTTTTGGACTGGAGGAGCTGTCTGTTCCTTTTTCACTCACAGTCATTGATACACCAGGATATGGAGACACTACAGTGAAAGATGATATAATTGCTCAGAATCTGTACAGATTACTGGAATCTTTCGACATCGTTGAACTAGATGCAGTTTGCCTTGTGGTGAAGGCATCTGCATATCATCTCACTCctttccagaagaaaatatttgattcCATCCTGTCCCTCTTTGGAAAAAACATGGAGAAAAACATCATGACTCTCATCACCTTCTCTGACTGGACGTCACCTTCAAATGCTCTTGAGGCAGTTATCGAGTCTGGTGTACCTTTTCCCAAAGATGACATTGATGAgcctgttcacttcctgttcaacaACTGTCCTCTTAATGATTatcagaataaatatgaaaaatcatTCAAACATCACTGGGATAACGGAACTGAGAGCATGAGGGAGTTCTTTCAGACTTTGGATCGAATGGAAACTCAAAGCTTGAGGATGACTGAAAATGTCTTGAGAGAACGCCGGAGACTGGAAGCTTGTATCCAGAGCTTCGAGAGTCAGATCAAGGTCGTGGAGATGAAGCTCAAGGCACTTGAGGAAGTTAAGAAAACTCTGGAAGAGCACAAAGAGGACATgaggaaaaataataactttCAGTATAAATACACAACTGTTGTCATGAAGAAGGTCCCAGCTGCTGAAGCTGCACTCCTCTGTCAGAAGTGTGAGGTGACCTGCCACACTCCATGTACGTGGGCACCTGACCCATGGTGGTGTCATGTAATAGACTGGAGTGGGAAATGTACGGCCTGTCCCGGAAAATGCAGCTACAATGACCATGAAAAAGCACACAGAGTATATAAGCCagaatacaaagaaaaaacaggaactCGTGAGGGCCTGAAAAAAACTTGTGAAACGATGATAGCCACAGGAAAGGAAGTGATGTCCACACGTGAGCAAGAGTTGAGGAATTCAGAAGCTGAGAAAACCAGCCTCATTGAAAGGTGTTTCCAGTGCATTCTCCAGCTTGGAGAGCTTGCTCTGAAGTTTGATTCTGATTCTACTCGTCAGAGTATTCTCAGGCTGATAGAAGTGCTGGAGAGGAACAACGAGGCAGAGAAAGCGGAAACACTACAGGATATTCTGGAAAACACTGTGCAAAGAGATTAA